One part of the Bdellovibrio sp. KM01 genome encodes these proteins:
- a CDS encoding tetratricopeptide repeat protein, which yields MKNKKTAIILFVIIIIVIVLAVIFFPKKTGTEAGEPGATVDSIQPPVIPENRVTRVQLPQGTDQVIYHDEAQPEKPVITLNAGNFESFVLKCFKGENCVLGDDPMKMYQDFKAAGNNRAIDSLISFLRSKLRKPEFKDQYKDIVKKMIEDFYPPEEKQFQEAAYYNYLGDLNKSLELYLDLKEKAKLNPKLHEGSNLNIASTYYDLRRYSEAQPYYEAALVDFTSGKLKADPDPTPFIEERISEIKARLYHTQ from the coding sequence ATGAAAAATAAAAAAACAGCCATTATTCTTTTCGTGATTATCATCATCGTGATTGTTCTCGCTGTCATTTTCTTTCCGAAAAAAACGGGGACTGAGGCGGGGGAGCCGGGTGCAACAGTTGATTCGATACAGCCGCCGGTTATACCAGAAAATAGAGTCACCCGCGTTCAGCTGCCTCAGGGAACAGATCAAGTGATTTATCACGATGAGGCTCAACCCGAAAAACCAGTGATTACTTTGAATGCAGGTAATTTTGAAAGCTTTGTTCTGAAGTGCTTTAAAGGAGAAAATTGCGTTTTGGGCGATGATCCCATGAAGATGTATCAGGACTTTAAGGCGGCTGGAAATAATCGGGCGATCGATAGTTTGATCTCGTTTTTACGTTCTAAATTAAGAAAGCCTGAATTCAAAGATCAGTACAAAGATATCGTAAAAAAGATGATAGAAGACTTTTACCCACCCGAAGAAAAGCAATTCCAGGAAGCTGCCTATTACAATTACCTGGGTGATTTAAATAAGTCTTTGGAATTGTATTTGGATCTAAAAGAAAAAGCAAAATTGAATCCGAAGCTTCACGAGGGATCCAACCTGAATATCGCAAGTACGTACTATGATTTAAGAAGGTATTCCGAGGCGCAACCATACTATGAGGCCGCATTGGTGGATTTTACCTCCGGCAAACTGAAGGCCGATCCAGATCCAACACCATTTATTGAAGAGCGTATCTCTGAAATTAAAGCGCGACTTTATCACACGCAATAA